One genomic segment of Mangifera indica cultivar Alphonso chromosome 6, CATAS_Mindica_2.1, whole genome shotgun sequence includes these proteins:
- the LOC123218381 gene encoding protein PHLOEM PROTEIN 2-LIKE A1-like isoform X2: MASAQVQLPHNLHAILKEGDSQIDASCNNLIENLQAGIFLNQNKLKFGVDRLLWANAFDIHARGLAITWGEDTRYWSWTYKQDTQGCNCVQVEVAELLKVCWLDVIGKFPAKNLTPGMVYQVSFVLMMKDGEYGFANHPVNFKLAIPSYHETIERKEDLSTLPKNKWTKVRVGEFITSCNMTGNLEISMFEHNSQWKSGMIVNKIEIRPVRRQCQN; encoded by the exons ATGGCTTCAGCTCAAGTTCAGCTCCCACACAACCTCCATGCCATTCTGAAAGAAGGAGACTCCCAGATTGACGCCTCCTGCAACAATCTGATCGAAAACCTCCAGGCTGGAATCTTCTTGAACCAAAACAAACTG AAGTTTGGGGTTGACAGGCTTTTGTGGGCTAACGCCTTCGACATTCATGCAAGGGGTCTCGCAATCACTTGGGGAGAAGATACACGCTATTGGAGTTGGACTTATAAGCAAGACACACAAGG TTGTAATTGTGTTCAAGTTGAGGTGGCTGAATTATTGAAGGTCTGTTGGCTTGACGTAATAGGGAAATTCCCTGCCAAAAACCTCACTCCAGGGATGGTTTACCAAGTTTCGTTTGTGTTAATGATGAAGGACGGAGAATATGGATTTGCAAATCATCCAGTGAACTTTAAACTCGCCATTCCCAGTTACCATGAGACTATTGAACGCAAAGAGGATCTGAGTACGTTGCCTAAAAACAAATGGACAAAGGTCCGAGTTGGCGAGTTCATTACATCTTGCAATATGACTGGGAATTTGGAAATCTCAATGTTTGAACACAATTCCCAGTGGAAGAGTGGGATGATTGTCAATAAGATCGAAATCCGCCCAGTGCGTAGGCAGTGCCAGAACTGA
- the LOC123218381 gene encoding protein PHLOEM PROTEIN 2-LIKE A1-like isoform X1, with the protein MASAQVQLPHNLHAILKEGDSQIDASCNNLIENLQAGIFLNQNKLKFGVDRLLWANAFDIHARGLAITWGEDTRYWSWTYKQDTQGSCNCVQVEVAELLKVCWLDVIGKFPAKNLTPGMVYQVSFVLMMKDGEYGFANHPVNFKLAIPSYHETIERKEDLSTLPKNKWTKVRVGEFITSCNMTGNLEISMFEHNSQWKSGMIVNKIEIRPVRRQCQN; encoded by the exons ATGGCTTCAGCTCAAGTTCAGCTCCCACACAACCTCCATGCCATTCTGAAAGAAGGAGACTCCCAGATTGACGCCTCCTGCAACAATCTGATCGAAAACCTCCAGGCTGGAATCTTCTTGAACCAAAACAAACTG AAGTTTGGGGTTGACAGGCTTTTGTGGGCTAACGCCTTCGACATTCATGCAAGGGGTCTCGCAATCACTTGGGGAGAAGATACACGCTATTGGAGTTGGACTTATAAGCAAGACACACAAGG caGTTGTAATTGTGTTCAAGTTGAGGTGGCTGAATTATTGAAGGTCTGTTGGCTTGACGTAATAGGGAAATTCCCTGCCAAAAACCTCACTCCAGGGATGGTTTACCAAGTTTCGTTTGTGTTAATGATGAAGGACGGAGAATATGGATTTGCAAATCATCCAGTGAACTTTAAACTCGCCATTCCCAGTTACCATGAGACTATTGAACGCAAAGAGGATCTGAGTACGTTGCCTAAAAACAAATGGACAAAGGTCCGAGTTGGCGAGTTCATTACATCTTGCAATATGACTGGGAATTTGGAAATCTCAATGTTTGAACACAATTCCCAGTGGAAGAGTGGGATGATTGTCAATAAGATCGAAATCCGCCCAGTGCGTAGGCAGTGCCAGAACTGA